In Trichoplusia ni isolate ovarian cell line Hi5 chromosome 7, tn1, whole genome shotgun sequence, a single genomic region encodes these proteins:
- the LOC113495727 gene encoding uncharacterized protein LOC113495727 has product MKMEGESSPLKRNLTEWRFSQYPKYILLPIDENHDQIRSNIKNVVFSEVTPRPLERNIRLVCASQDALTNILDMDPDMANREEFAEFIAGRKLPYGALPVAHRYGGHQYGLWVGQLGDGRSHILGEYVNRRGERWQIQLKGSGQTPYARVHDGRAVLRSAIREMIACEACHFLGIPSTRAAGLVVSDEAIVRDVYYNGCPRRERAAVVLRLSPNWFRFGSLEILSRTGEIAVLRQLSDFIIKEYFPDIQLSDENRFIRMFSEIAHKTLDLVAKWQGLGFTHGLLNTDNMSLLGLTMDFGPFGFVDSYDGGFVANCSDGEGRYALAKQPDVVVWNIGQLANALKPLLTSSQQVHMSHILKTLDTYCKNKILETFLMKIGLKEERWGDEQLVEKLLDMMQQTGADFTATFRQLAELEPSEMVSEIKLEEKWSLKRLSSHASWGCWLDQYRERLDKEAGVLPVNSRVVDCGVTAVDASSSGLFEDERRRRMLSANPVYVPRNWLLHEAIVDAEQDDYQKVRFLLEVLRNPFEVNPEAEKRGFSAQPPQWAYALKVSCSS; this is encoded by the exons ATGAAAATGGAAGGAGAAAGTTCACCATTAAAGAGAAATTTAACTGAGTGGCGATTTAGCCAATAccctaaatacattttattgccGATCGATGAGAACCACGACCAGATTAGgtcaaatataaaaaacgtTGTGTTTTCTGAG GTAACTCCTCGACCACTTGAACGCAACATAAGGCTTGTGTGTGCATCACAGGATGCCTTAACCAATATTTTGGACATGGATCCCGACATGGCCAATCGTGAGGAGTTTGCCGAATTCATTGCTGGTCGTAAACTGCCGTATGGAGCTTTACCTGTAGCACATAG ATATGGTGGACATCAATATGGCTTGTGGGTAGGACAACTTGGTGATGGTAGATCTCATATCCTTGGAGAATATGTTAATCG TCGCGGAGAAAGATGGCAGATCCAGCTTAAAGGTTCAGGACAAACGCCGTACGCTCGCGTGCATGACGGACGCGCAGTGCTCCGGTCTGCTATCAGAGAGATGATCGCATGCGAAGCCTGCCATTTCTTGGGCATACCATCTACTCGAGCTGCAGGATTAGTtg TGAGCGACGAAGCGATAGTCAGGGATGTGTACTACAATGGATGCCCTCGGCGCGAGCGTGCGGCCGTGGTGCTGCGTCTGTCCCCAAATTGGTTCCGCTTCGGATCCCTCGAGATACTGTCTAGGACCGGAGAGATCGCCGTGTTGAGGCAACTGtctgattttattataaag GAATATTTCCCAGATATCCAATTATCGGACGAGAATCGTTTCATTAGAATGTTTTCTGAAATTGCGCACAAAACATTGGACTTGGTCGCCAAATGGCAAG GTTTGGGTTTCACccatggtctattaaacacagaCAACATGAGTCTTCTAGGCCTCACCATGGATTTTGGACCCTTCGGTTTCGTGGACTCCTATGACGGTGGATTCGTCGCTAACTGCTCTGATGGCGAAGGACGGTATGCTCTTGCTAAGCAACCAGAT GTGGTGGTATGGAACATAGGTCAGCTCGCCAATGCTCTGAAGCCTCTATTAACTTCTTCTCAACAAGTCCACATGTCACACATTCTGAAGACTTTGGACACCTACtgcaagaataaaatatt GGAAACGTTCCTCATGAAGATAGGTTTGAAAGAAGAGCGTTGGGGTGATGAGCAACTGGTAGAGAAGCTTCTGGATATGATGCAACAGACTGGTGCAGACTTTACTGCCACTTTCAGACAACTTGCTGAA TTAGAGCCAAGTGAGATGGTAAGTGAGATTAAGCTAGAGGAGAAGTGGTCGTTAAAGCGGCTGTCGTCTCATGCTTCGTGGGGATGCTGGCTGGATCAGTACCGCGAGAGACTCGACAAAGAAGCGG GTGTTCTACCTGTGAACAGTCGTGTGGTCGATTGTGGTGTTACCGCTGTTGACGCCAGCTCCTCTGGCTTGTTCGAAGACGAACGTCGCAGGCGCATGTTGAGTGCCAACCCAGTGTATGTGCCACGGAACTGGCTGCTGCATGAGGCAATTGTTGATGCTGAACAGGACGATTATCAAAAG GTACGCTTTTTGCTGGAAGTTCTAAGAAATCCGTTTGAAGTGAACCCTGAAGCTGAGAAGCGAGGCTTTTCAGCGCAGCCACCACAGTGGGCGTATGCTTTGAAAGTCAGTTGTTCCAGTTGA
- the LOC113495728 gene encoding uncharacterized protein LOC113495728: protein MKRAFCILAALRTEHTANYIAKMSPITNFKEWKFHDPPNYAALPINDNPEYNVPVAVKDAVFSKVPTEPLVGKLHLVCASDDALTDILDLDPSVAESEEFINFIAGSYLPEGGLSVSHRYGGYQFGFWSDQLGDGRAHILGEYINSKGETWQPQLKGSGETPYSRMGDGRAVLRSSIREMIASEACHYLGIPTTRAAALVVSDDHKVWRDKSYSGHSRQERAAIVMRLAQAWYRIGSVEILNKRREPALMKDLVDFIIKHHFPEIENGSGDKYVKWFQEVSYRNLDTVAIWQGLGFTHGVLNTDNVSLLGVTLDYGPYGFMDYYSPHYVPNTSDDMGRYAFNKQPAIMVWNLCKLAEALDPILSEQQRQKIKEIAATLLDYVHVKVALALVLKLGFREYKGGDENMAYDLLKMMLNKMADFTATFRQLSEVDPQHLLDKTVIEKHWSLNKLIEDSDWEKWVKNYEKRLADENITEEVRKQRMVKMNPLYVPRNWILEEAIKDAEKNDFEKVRFLLKLFKKPFEVNEEAEKLGYSSQPPSWSYGLKLSCSS, encoded by the exons ATGAAGCGGGCTTTTTGTATACTAGCGGCTCTGAGAACCGAGCATACAGCTAATTATATAGCTAAAATGAGTCCTATAACCAATTTCAAGGAGTGGAAGTTTCACGATCCTCCAAATTACGCTGCGTTACCCATAAACGACAACCCTGAGTATAATGTGCCGGTAGCCGTTAAAGATGCTGTGTTTTCTAAG GTGCCGACAGAGCCTTTAGTAGGTAAGCTGCACTTAGTGTGTGCATCAGATGATGCTCTCACAGACATATTGGACTTGGATCCATCTGTGGCTGAGTCTGAAGAGTTCATCAACTTCATAGCTGGGAGCTACTTGCCTGAAGGAGGACTGAGTGTCTCACACAG ATATGGAGGATATCAATTTGGCTTCTGGTCGGACCAATTAGGTGATGGAAGAGCTCATATACTTGGAGAATATATTAACAG TAAAGGTGAAACCTGGCAGCCACAGCTGAAGGGTTCTGGAGAGACTCCCTATTCGCGCATGGGTGACGGTCGCGCTGTCCTCCGTTCATCCATTAGGGAAATGATTGCTTCAGAAGCTTGCCATTACCTTGGAATACCAACTACAAGAGCTGCTGCTTTAGTTG TAAGTGATGATCACAAGGTGTGGCGTGACAAGTCCTACAGCGGTCACTCGCGGCAAGAACGCGCCGCCATAGTGATGCGGCTCGCGCAGGCGTGGTACCGCATCGGATCAGTGGAGATACTGAACAAGCGGCGCGAACCCGCACTCATGAAGGATTTAGTCGACTTCATTATTAAG cacCATTTTCCGGAGATTGAGAACGGCAGTGGCGATAAATACGTGAAGTGGTTCCAAGAAGTGTCTTACAGGAATCTAGATACGGTTGCTATTTGGCAAG GCTTGGGCTTCACTCACGGTGTTCTGAACACGGACAACGTGTCTCTTCTCGGCGTGACGCTGGACTACGGGCCGTACGGCTTCATGGACTACTACAGCCCGCATTACGTGCCCAACACCTCTGATGATATGGGTCGCTACGCTTTCAATAAACAGCCGGCG aTTATGGTATGGAATCTGTGTAAGTTGGCGGAGGCCTTGGACCCGATACTGTCGGAGCAGCAGCGGCAGAAGATCAAAGAAATTGCCGCCACGCTTTTAGACTATGTCCATGTTAAAGTTGC ACTGGCGCTTGTTTTAAAACTTGGATTTAGAGAATACAAAGGAGGCGATGAAAATATGGCCTACGATCTCCTGAAAATGATGCTAAACAAAATGGCGGACTTCACTGCCACGTTCAGGCAACTTTCTGAA GTAGATCCACAGCATTTATTAGACAAGACAGTTATTGAGAAACATTGGTCTCTCAACAAATTGATAGAAGACAGCGATTGGGAGAAATGggtgaaaaactatgaaaagaGATTAGCAGATGAAAATA TTACCGAGGAAGTAAGAAAACAGCGAATGGTCAAAATGAATCCCTTATACGTACCAAGGAATTGGATCTTAGAAGAAGCAATCAAAGACGCTGAGAAAAATGACTTTGAAAAg GTTAGATTTTTACTGAAGCTGTTTAAAAAACCGTTTGAAGTGAATGAAGAGGCCGAAAAACTGGGTTATTCATCTCAGCCGCCGAGTTGGTCCTATGGACTGAAACTTAGCTGTTCCAGTTAA
- the LOC113496000 gene encoding DNA repair and recombination protein RAD54-like: MRRSLAPSQIGSGENVFKSPILESKRNKRRECTKIALTQKSASQALSTSEHEELIRQILIKPFKVPIPNYVSSYCGKSLGLKRTQVRRALHDPDEPNALVLYRPPYIPEHEKMKMNPNDIKVAVVVDPVLGNILRPHQRDGVKFMYDCVTGNQIENAYGCIMADEMGLGKTLQCITLLWTLLRQGPDCKPTICKAVIVCPSSLVKNWYNEIHKWLGQRINALAMDGGSKADITLKLQQYMNTFTTTRVATPVLIISYETFRIYSNILHSSEVGLVLCDEGHRLKNSENQTYQALMGLKAKRRILISGTPIQNDLTEYFSLVHFVNEGILGTAQEFKKRYENAILRGQDALATAAERERAQECLQTLTSIVNKCMIRRTSSLLTKYLPVKFEQVICVKMTPLQTQLYKNFINSDAIRNKFSGTGEKNTSTLSALSSITTLKKLCNHPDLVYDKIVERSEGFEKALSLLPSNYDTKDVKPELSGKLMILDCMLANLKTNTDDKIVLVSNYTQTLDLFEKLCRKRGYQYVRLDGSMTIKKRAKVVESFNNKENKEWIFMLSSKAGGCGLNLIGANRLIMFDPDWNPANDDQAMARVWRDGQKKPCFIYRLLATGTIEEKIFQRQAHKKALSDTVVDQNEESLRHFTSEDLKDLFRLEENTLSDTHSKFKCRRCVNNIQVTLPPENSDCTSDLSNWYHCADKKNLADMVLKQCWDLAKTISFVFHHRSAQTEAEKPVEEEKENIPEPKRRKVEIEEDYSEPDDSADEDYE; the protein is encoded by the coding sequence atGCGGCGCAGTTTAGCGCCGAGCCAGATTGGCTCCGGCGAAAACGTCTTCAAAAGCCCAATACTTGAATCGAAACGAAATAAGCGGCGGGAATGTACGAAGATAGCTCTGACACAGAAGTCTGCTTCTCAAGCATTATCCACTTCTGAACACGAAGAATTGATTCGACAGATACTTATTAAGCCATTCAAAGTACCTATACCCAACTATGTTTCGTCGTATTGCGGTAAAAGTTTGGGCCTCAAGAGGACACAGGTTAGGCGCGCTTTACACGATCCTGACGAACCAAACGCTCTCGTCCTGTACCGACCGCCGTACATCCCGGAACACGAGAAGATGAAGATGAACCCTAACGACATAAAAGTGGCTGTTGTAGTCGACCCAGTGCTGGGAAATATCCTACGACCGCATCAGAGAGACGGTGTGAAGTTCATGTACGACTGTGTCACAGGAAACCAAATAGAGAACGCGTATGGCTGTATCATGGCAGACGAAATGGGTTTAGGTAAGACCTTACAATGTATCACTTTGCTATGGACTCTGTTAAGGCAAGGACCAGACTGCAAACCAACAATTTGTAAAGCTGTTATTGTCTGCCCAAGTAGTTTGGTCAAGAATTGGTATAATGAGATACATAAGTGGTTGGGTCAAAGGATAAATGCTCTAGCTATGGATGGAGGATCTAAAGCTGATATAACTCTAAAGTTGCAGCAGTATATGAACACATTCACAACCACCAGAGTTGCTACCCCAGTGCTCATCATCTCATATGAAACATTCAGAATTTATTCCAACATTTTACACTCATCTGAAGTTGGATTAGTATTGTGTGATGAAGGACACAGATTGAAGAACAGTGAGAACCAGACTTACCAAGCATTAATGGGTCTAAAAGCtaaaagaagaattttaatatcagGAACACCTATCCAGAACGATTTAACAGAATATTTCAGTTTAGTTCACTTTGTCAATGAAGGAATTCTTGGTACAGCACAAGAATTTAAGAAACGGTATGAAAATGCCATTCTGAGAGGCCAAGATGCATTAGCTACTGCTGCAGAAAGAGAGAGAGCACAGGAATGTCTACAAACTTTAACATCCATAGTCAACAAATGTATGATTCGCAGAACAAGCAGTTTACTCACTAAATACTTGCCGGTTAAGTTTGAACAGGTCATATGTGTGAAGATGACTCCCCTTCAGACACAGCTTTATAAGAACTTCATCAACTCTGATGCCATTCGCAACAAGTTTAGTGGAACGGGCGAAAAGAACACCAGCACCCTGAGTGCTCTTTCTAGTATAACTACACTCAAAAAGCTCTGCAATCATCCAGACTTAGTTTATGATAAAATTGTTGAAAGATCTGAAGGCTTTGAGAAAGCGCTTAGTTTGTTACCAAGTAATTATGACACAAAAGATGTGAAACCTGAGTTATCAGGAAAACTGATGATCTTAGATTGTATGTTAGCCAACTTGAAAACTAACACAGATGATAAAATCGTGCTTGTTTCCAATTATACACAGACATTGGatctatttgaaaaattatgtagAAAGAGAGGTTATCAATATGTCAGACTTGATGGTTctatgacaataaaaaaacgcGCAAAAGTAGTAGAAAGTTTCaacaataaggaaaataaagaaTGGATATTTATGTTAAGTTCTAAAGCTGGTGGTTGTGGTCTTAATCTTATAGGTGCTAACCGGTTAATCATGTTTGATCCTGACTGGAATCCTGCAAATGATGACCAAGCAATGGCAAGAGTTTGGCGAGATGGGCAAAAGAAACCTTGTTTCATTTATAGATTATTAGCAACTGGAACCATTGAGGAGAAGATTTTCCAAAGACAAGCACACAAGAAGGCACTAAGTGATACTGTAGTTGATCAAAATGAGGAGTCTCTGAGGCATTTCACTTCTGAAGACTTAAAAGATCTGTTTAGATTAGAAGAAAACACGTTATCTGACACTCACAGTAAATTTAAATGCCGCAGATGTGTCAACAACATCCAAGTAACATTACCTCCAGAAAATTCAGACTGCACCTCTGATTTGTCCAATTGGTACCACTGTGCTGACAAGAAAAACCTAGCTGATATGGTGCTAAAGCAATGCTGGGATCTAGCAAAGACTATTTCCTTTGTATTCCATCATAGGTCCGCTCAGACTGAAGCAGAAAAGCCTGTTGAAGAAGAAAAAGAGAATATTCCAGAACCGAAAAGAAGGAAGGTAGAAATAGAAGAGGATTACTCTGAGCCTGATGATAGTGCTGACGAAGATTATGAATAA
- the LOC113495731 gene encoding leucine-rich repeat-containing protein 47-like: MSAWPEVTTAKSENRHEIKLAGAAISKRISESGLDKGIFQLTNINLLNISDTCLSSIPDDISRLVNLQSLLLFSNKIVEFNKNITSLKKLKVLDLSRNQLKSIPESLNDMKELTSINLSSNEIEEMPKFIDFPNLITIDVSNNKLTSFLDVEDAVFPHLTDVKIKGNAIDTLPGYIVRSFPLLKNFDIGDNQLKSMPGEIANMSKLKEINLKGNKFTDKRFMKLVDQCRTKQILDYIRDHCPKSDQAQPAGKGKGKKGKKEEPPPEDTESDLCHSMKILHVEDDILRVKINESLVSAVRPYILCCIVHDLSFDETSFKKFIQLQTKLHDTVCDKRNVATIATHDLNKIAPGDLVYTAKPPAALKLTPLSRLRLYSGEQLFQQLTAEAEALRKEKKRNVYSGIHKYLYLLEGKPLYPCLADSSGKVISFPPITNSEDTKMSQETKSMLVEVTSHTSLGACKTVMNKVLQECLLLGIGPQEPGASYHTLTVQQVKVVDPEGNLKNVYPSRTDCVYEGTNIKVVRNNKK, translated from the exons ATGAGTGCGTGGCCTGAAGTGACGACTGCGAAGTCGGAAAATCGTCATGAAATTAAATTGGCGGGTGCGGCTATTTCGAAACGTATATCGGAAAGTGGTTTAGACAAAGGTATATTTCAATTAACGAATATCAACCTTCTAAATATCAGTGATACATGTTTATCGAGCATCCCTGATGATATTAGTCGTCTTGTAAACCTACAATCTCTGCTTTTATTCAGCAACAAAATAGtggaattcaataaaaacataacctcgttaaaaaaattaaaagtgctGGATTTGTCGAGGAACCAGTTGAAGAGTATTCCGGAGAGTTTGAACGATATGAAGGAACTGACTAGTATTAATCTGAGTTCTAATGAAATTGAAGAGATGCCAAAATTCATTGATTTTCCTAATCTGATCACCATTGATGTGTCAAATAACAAGTTGACTAGTTTCCTGGACGTGGAGGACGCCGTGTTCCCGCACCTGACTGATGTGAAGATTAAGGGGAATGCCATTGACACATTGCCAGGGTACATAGTACGCAGCTTTCCACTTCTGAAGAACTTTGATATTGGAGATAATCAACTGAAGAGCATGCCTGGAGAAATAGCTAACATGTCTAAATTGAAAG AAATAAATCTAAAAGGCAACAAATTCACGGACAAGAGGTTCATGAAACTCGTAGACCAATGCCGCACTAAGCAGATCCTAGACTACATACGGGACCATTGCCCCAAGTCTGACCAGGCTCAGCCTGCTGGCAAAGGCAAAGGAAAGAAGGGCAAGAAGGAAGAACCACCTCCAGAAGACACAGAATCAGACTTATGCCACTCAATGAAGATATTACACGTAGAAGATGACATCCTACGGGTCAAGATTAATGAGTCCCTCGTATCTGCAGTCCGTCCGTACATATTGTGCTGTATTGTACATGACCTGTCCTTTGATGAGACTTCTTTCAAGAAGTTTATTCAGCTACAAACGAAGCTCCATGATACCGTATGTGATAAGAGAAATGTTGCTACGATTGCTACTCATGATCTGAATAAGATTGCACCAG GTGACCTAGTATACACAGCTAAACCGCCAGCGGCACTAAAACTGACGCCCCTGTCAAGGCTGCGGCTCTACTCTGGCGAGCAACTGTTCCAGCAGCTCACCGCGGAAGCTGAGGCTCTGCGTAAAGAGAAGAAGAGGAATGTCTACTCTGGAATACATAA GTACTTGTACTTGTTAGAAGGCAAGCCACTGTATCCTTGTCTGGCAGATTCTTCTGGCAAAGTGATCAGCTTCCCACCCATAACCAATTCTGAAGACACTAAG ATGTCCCAAGAGACCAAGTCGATGTTGGTCGAAGTAACATCGCACACGTCCCTCGGCGCCTGCAAGACTGTGATGAACAAGGTGCTGCAGGAGTGCCTGCTGCTGGGGATAGGGCCTCAGGAACCCGGCGCTTCTTACCACACGCTTACTGTTCAACAG GTAAAAGTGGTGGATCCTGAAGGCAACCTCAAAAACGTTTACCCGTCGCGAACCGACTGCGTCTACGAAGGCACCAACATCAAAGTTGTACGAAACAACAAGAAGTAA
- the LOC113495732 gene encoding collagenase-like isoform X1, with amino-acid sequence MWAVVAFLAIAGVSANADTLQAVPETNADSRIVSGWEAQEGQFPYMIWLRTVRWTGDITSCGGSIIHRSWGMTSARCTAQRVEITVQAGVSLKAPRVTLHVTSSYRPPEYDDVLQPITQPNDISVIRFSQDLVFDNFIQPIRLQRSADMDRNYEGVKMTTSGWGSTETCTELTCPTPDILNWVHLSGWTNFMCLLVFNSNYLIRPTSICAGPYNVTSQSICAGDSGVPLTTIDVDGRVTQIGVGSFVSNFGCHVGLPGAFTRPGHYHAWIRQVTGINFDWNPTVAEEELKAQVPAADNLQKIKYY; translated from the exons ATGTGGGCTGTGGTCGCGTTTTTAGCAATAGCCGGAGTTtcg GCAAATGCTGACACTCTTCAAGCGGTACCTGAGACAAATg CAGATTCCCGCATCGTGTCAGGGTGGGAGGCCCAGGAAGGCCAGTTCCCCTACATGATATGGCTGAGGACAGTCCGGTGGACTGGCGACATCACCTCCTGTGGCGGCTCCATCATTCACAGGAGCTGGGGCATGACGTCTGCTAGATGCACTGCTCA GCGTGTTGAGATCACCGTCCAGGCCGGCGTGAGCCTGAAGGCTCCCCGTGTGACCCTGCATGTGACGTCATCGTACAGGCCCCCGGAGTACGACGATGTGCTGCAGCCCATCACCCAGCCCAACGACATTAGTGTTATCAGATTTAGTCAAGATCTTGTCTTCGATA actTCATCCAACCGATCAGGCTGCAGAGGTCAGCTGACATGGACCGCAACTACGAAGGTGTTAAGATGACAACAAGCGGTTGGGGATCCACTGAGACTTGTACAGAATTAACGT GTCCAACACCAGACATCCTGAACTGGGTGCATCTATCAGGCTGGACCAACTTCATGTGTCTTCTAGTCTTCAACTCCAACTACTTGATCAGGCCGACTAGCATCTGCGCCGGCCCTTACAATGTCACCAGTCAGTCAATTTGTGCG GGAGACAGCGGTGTCCCTCTCACCACAATCGATGTCGACGGCCGTGTGACACAAATCGGAGTTGGTTCATTTGTTTCTAACTTCGGGTGCCATGTTGGTTTGCCTGGAG CTTTCACTCGCCCTGGACACTACCACGCCTGGATACGTCAGGTGACAGGAATCAACTTTGACTGGAACCCAACAGTTGCTGAAGAGGAGCTTAAAGCGCAGGTGCCTGCTGCAGACAAtttacaaaagataaaatactattaa
- the LOC113495732 gene encoding collagenase-like isoform X2: MWAVVAFLAIAGVSANADTLQAVPETNDSRIVSGWEAQEGQFPYMIWLRTVRWTGDITSCGGSIIHRSWGMTSARCTAQRVEITVQAGVSLKAPRVTLHVTSSYRPPEYDDVLQPITQPNDISVIRFSQDLVFDNFIQPIRLQRSADMDRNYEGVKMTTSGWGSTETCTELTCPTPDILNWVHLSGWTNFMCLLVFNSNYLIRPTSICAGPYNVTSQSICAGDSGVPLTTIDVDGRVTQIGVGSFVSNFGCHVGLPGAFTRPGHYHAWIRQVTGINFDWNPTVAEEELKAQVPAADNLQKIKYY, encoded by the exons ATGTGGGCTGTGGTCGCGTTTTTAGCAATAGCCGGAGTTtcg GCAAATGCTGACACTCTTCAAGCGGTACCTGAGACAAATg ATTCCCGCATCGTGTCAGGGTGGGAGGCCCAGGAAGGCCAGTTCCCCTACATGATATGGCTGAGGACAGTCCGGTGGACTGGCGACATCACCTCCTGTGGCGGCTCCATCATTCACAGGAGCTGGGGCATGACGTCTGCTAGATGCACTGCTCA GCGTGTTGAGATCACCGTCCAGGCCGGCGTGAGCCTGAAGGCTCCCCGTGTGACCCTGCATGTGACGTCATCGTACAGGCCCCCGGAGTACGACGATGTGCTGCAGCCCATCACCCAGCCCAACGACATTAGTGTTATCAGATTTAGTCAAGATCTTGTCTTCGATA actTCATCCAACCGATCAGGCTGCAGAGGTCAGCTGACATGGACCGCAACTACGAAGGTGTTAAGATGACAACAAGCGGTTGGGGATCCACTGAGACTTGTACAGAATTAACGT GTCCAACACCAGACATCCTGAACTGGGTGCATCTATCAGGCTGGACCAACTTCATGTGTCTTCTAGTCTTCAACTCCAACTACTTGATCAGGCCGACTAGCATCTGCGCCGGCCCTTACAATGTCACCAGTCAGTCAATTTGTGCG GGAGACAGCGGTGTCCCTCTCACCACAATCGATGTCGACGGCCGTGTGACACAAATCGGAGTTGGTTCATTTGTTTCTAACTTCGGGTGCCATGTTGGTTTGCCTGGAG CTTTCACTCGCCCTGGACACTACCACGCCTGGATACGTCAGGTGACAGGAATCAACTTTGACTGGAACCCAACAGTTGCTGAAGAGGAGCTTAAAGCGCAGGTGCCTGCTGCAGACAAtttacaaaagataaaatactattaa